The following are encoded together in the Lepidochelys kempii isolate rLepKem1 chromosome 7, rLepKem1.hap2, whole genome shotgun sequence genome:
- the LOC140914627 gene encoding transmembrane protein 150A-like isoform X3 has product MALSNNHICPVHNWNYNQSCGLDGPISCCTLDHIPLVSKCGTFPPESCFFSLICSLGSFMVMLVGLLRYAHVIECCGPSLLNTLGLAAGWICAAGLTMVGNFQVDYAKVLHYIGAGVAFPTSMLFVFLQSLLTYRMAKTRGHYWTAHLRSILSALAFITLVFSGVFFVQESFVLQHVAALCEWIFIINILVFYGTFTFEFGAISTDTFLVLLKASRAPKSYKSDSSTASMPHGHRHSEGLAMV; this is encoded by the exons GAATTATAACCAGTCCTGTGGGCTGGATGGCCCCATTTCGTGCTGCACTCTGGATCACATTCCTCTGGTCAG CAAGTGTGGCACCTTCCCTCCGGAGAGCTGCTTCTTCAGCCTGATCTGCAGCCTGGGCTCGTTCATGG TGATGCTTGTTGGCCTGCTGAGATACGCCCACGTCATCGAGTGTTGTGGGCCGTCCCTTCTCAACACCCTGGGGCTGGCGGCAGGCTGGATCTGCGCCGCTGGCCTCACCATGGTTGGCAACTTTCAG GTGGACTATGCCAAGGTGCTGCATTACATTGGCGCAGGTGTGGCGTTTCCGACCAGCATGCTCTTTGTGTTCCTGCAGTCACTTCTGACTTACCGCATGGCGAAAACCAGGGGCCACTACTGGACCGCCCACTTGCGCAGCATCCTCTCCGCTCTGGCCTTCATCACCCTTGTCTTCA GTGGTGTGTTCTTCGTCCAGGAGAGTTTTGTTCTGCAACACGTGGCCGCCCTGTGCGAGTGGATTTTCATCATCAACATCCTCGTCTTCTACGGCACCTTCACTTTTGAGTTCGGGGCCATCTCCACAGACACGTTCCTGGTACTCCTGAAAGCCAGCCGGGCTCCCAAGAGCTACAAATCCGACAGCAGTACAGCCAGCATGCCGCACGGCCACCGCCACTCTGAGGGCCTGGCCATGGTCTGA
- the LOC140914627 gene encoding transmembrane protein 150A-like isoform X2 yields MGYAMALSNNHICPVHNWNYNQSCGLDGPISCCTLDHIPLVSKCGTFPPESCFFSLICSLGSFMVMLVGLLRYAHVIECCGPSLLNTLGLAAGWICAAGLTMVGNFQVDYAKVLHYIGAGVAFPTSMLFVFLQSLLTYRMAKTRGHYWTAHLRSILSALAFITLVFSGVFFVQESFVLQHVAALCEWIFIINILVFYGTFTFEFGAISTDTFLVLLKASRAPKSYKSDSSTASMPHGHRHSEGLAMV; encoded by the exons GAATTATAACCAGTCCTGTGGGCTGGATGGCCCCATTTCGTGCTGCACTCTGGATCACATTCCTCTGGTCAG CAAGTGTGGCACCTTCCCTCCGGAGAGCTGCTTCTTCAGCCTGATCTGCAGCCTGGGCTCGTTCATGG TGATGCTTGTTGGCCTGCTGAGATACGCCCACGTCATCGAGTGTTGTGGGCCGTCCCTTCTCAACACCCTGGGGCTGGCGGCAGGCTGGATCTGCGCCGCTGGCCTCACCATGGTTGGCAACTTTCAG GTGGACTATGCCAAGGTGCTGCATTACATTGGCGCAGGTGTGGCGTTTCCGACCAGCATGCTCTTTGTGTTCCTGCAGTCACTTCTGACTTACCGCATGGCGAAAACCAGGGGCCACTACTGGACCGCCCACTTGCGCAGCATCCTCTCCGCTCTGGCCTTCATCACCCTTGTCTTCA GTGGTGTGTTCTTCGTCCAGGAGAGTTTTGTTCTGCAACACGTGGCCGCCCTGTGCGAGTGGATTTTCATCATCAACATCCTCGTCTTCTACGGCACCTTCACTTTTGAGTTCGGGGCCATCTCCACAGACACGTTCCTGGTACTCCTGAAAGCCAGCCGGGCTCCCAAGAGCTACAAATCCGACAGCAGTACAGCCAGCATGCCGCACGGCCACCGCCACTCTGAGGGCCTGGCCATGGTCTGA